From a region of the Thiorhodovibrio winogradskyi genome:
- a CDS encoding chemotaxis protein CheB produces MGPPPERATPPVFPIVGIGASAGGLAAFEAFFSAIAADRAPGMAFVLVQHLAPDHKSILSELVKRYTRMQVQEVEDGMRVEPNCAYIIPPRRDMALVKGALHLLEPTAPRGLRLPIDFFFHSLAQDQHERAICVLLSGTGSDGTLGARAIKGEGGLVMVQTPETAAYDGMPRSLIASGNADYVLPPAEMPARLIAYAAQAFGKGSRTPGVASPQSEDVLSNICILLRETTRHDFSEYKETTLRRRIERRMALHQIDQQADYVSYLRSDPAEIGALFGDLLIGVTSFFRDPEAFAALETEVIPRLFAGKPAGATLRVWVCGCSTGEEAYSIAILLREHLETLKQRFKVQVFATDIDPRAIAQARAGRYPASIAADVPAARLTRFFAEDADGGCRVQKVVRDLLVFSEQDLVQDPPFSRMDLISCRNLLIYLKGDLQRRLIELFHYALNPDAALFLGNSETVGEVPALFAPLNRKWKLYSRLEPPRGTLVPTSVMPEALAASASLADAQPPAVAARNAGRNAPKPDLRALTEQALLRHCAPVGLLVNGQGEILHIHGRTGLYLEPAPGDAVMRVLAMAREGLRRALMTALHRAFTHHERIHCPGLRVKTNGDFSRVDLTVCPLSAPGDGQRQTDLYLVVLELAAAQPPEAVPSALAATEMGKAVESMPASGDADQTPNARIAELELELRAKEDYLQATREQMETANEELKSTNEEMQSVNEEIQSTNEELETSKEELQSVNEELATVNAELQAKVADLSRANNDMNNLLAGTGVATLFVDQQLRITRFTPTATRLVKLIPADIGRPVGDIVSNLADYGDLTDDARAVLEDLTPREQEVQTRDGAWYLMRIRPYRTLENVIEGAVITFVDISERKRGTDAVRAAGVFAEAVVDAVREPLVVLNTDLLVVSANRAFYRHFQLLEADTIDRPLFTLSGNRWDVPALRDRLREIQAQGGSFDDFALEQDFPGIGTRSLRLNARGIDPGAGQPGMILLAFDDITDGSVTHRGNTKDASPLTPEIQS; encoded by the coding sequence ATGGGGCCGCCGCCGGAGCGCGCAACCCCGCCGGTCTTTCCGATTGTCGGCATCGGTGCCTCCGCCGGCGGTCTGGCGGCCTTCGAGGCCTTCTTCTCGGCCATTGCGGCGGATCGCGCGCCCGGCATGGCCTTCGTGCTGGTGCAGCATCTCGCGCCGGATCACAAGAGCATCCTGAGCGAGCTGGTCAAGCGCTACACCCGCATGCAGGTCCAGGAGGTCGAGGACGGCATGCGGGTGGAGCCGAACTGCGCCTACATCATCCCACCCAGGCGCGACATGGCGCTGGTCAAGGGTGCGCTGCACCTGCTCGAACCCACGGCGCCGCGCGGGTTGCGTTTGCCGATCGATTTTTTCTTCCACTCCCTGGCACAAGACCAGCACGAGCGGGCGATCTGTGTGCTGCTCTCCGGCACCGGCAGCGACGGCACCCTGGGCGCGCGGGCGATCAAGGGCGAAGGCGGCCTGGTGATGGTCCAGACGCCCGAGACGGCCGCCTACGACGGCATGCCACGCAGCCTCATCGCCAGCGGGAATGCCGATTATGTGCTGCCGCCGGCAGAGATGCCGGCGCGGCTCATCGCCTACGCGGCGCAGGCCTTCGGCAAGGGCTCGCGAACGCCGGGCGTCGCATCGCCGCAGTCCGAGGATGTTCTGAGCAACATCTGCATCCTGCTGCGCGAAACGACCCGCCATGATTTCTCTGAATACAAAGAGACGACCCTGCGGCGCCGGATCGAGCGGCGCATGGCGCTGCATCAAATTGATCAACAGGCCGACTATGTCAGCTACCTGCGCTCGGATCCGGCGGAGATCGGGGCGTTGTTTGGCGATCTGCTGATCGGTGTGACCAGCTTCTTCCGCGACCCCGAGGCCTTCGCCGCACTGGAGACGGAGGTGATTCCGCGTCTGTTCGCCGGCAAGCCGGCGGGCGCGACCCTGCGGGTGTGGGTCTGCGGTTGCTCGACCGGCGAGGAGGCCTACTCCATCGCCATCCTGCTGCGCGAGCACCTGGAAACCCTCAAGCAGAGGTTCAAGGTGCAAGTGTTCGCGACCGACATCGATCCACGCGCCATCGCGCAAGCCCGCGCCGGCCGCTATCCGGCCAGCATCGCGGCCGATGTCCCGGCGGCGCGGCTGACGCGCTTTTTCGCGGAGGACGCAGACGGGGGTTGCCGGGTACAGAAGGTGGTGCGTGATCTGCTGGTGTTCTCCGAGCAGGATCTGGTGCAGGATCCGCCCTTTTCCCGGATGGATCTGATCAGTTGTCGCAACCTGCTGATCTATCTCAAGGGTGACCTGCAAAGGCGCCTGATCGAGCTGTTTCACTATGCCCTGAATCCGGACGCGGCGCTCTTTTTGGGCAACTCCGAGACCGTCGGCGAGGTGCCGGCCCTGTTCGCGCCGCTCAACCGCAAATGGAAGCTCTACAGCCGTCTGGAGCCACCGCGCGGCACCTTGGTTCCGACCTCGGTCATGCCCGAGGCACTTGCGGCGTCGGCCAGCCTCGCGGATGCCCAGCCTCCCGCCGTGGCGGCTCGCAACGCCGGTCGCAACGCGCCCAAGCCCGATCTGCGCGCCCTCACCGAGCAGGCCCTGCTGCGTCACTGTGCTCCTGTGGGTCTGCTCGTCAACGGCCAGGGTGAGATCCTTCATATTCATGGTCGCACCGGGCTGTACCTGGAGCCCGCCCCGGGCGACGCGGTCATGCGGGTTCTCGCCATGGCGCGCGAGGGCTTGCGCCGCGCGCTGATGACCGCGCTGCACCGCGCCTTCACCCACCACGAGAGGATCCACTGCCCGGGGCTGCGGGTGAAGACCAACGGCGACTTCAGCCGCGTCGATCTGACTGTTTGCCCGCTGTCGGCGCCCGGCGACGGCCAGCGACAGACGGACTTGTATCTCGTCGTCCTCGAGCTGGCCGCGGCGCAACCACCCGAGGCCGTCCCGTCGGCGCTGGCCGCGACCGAGATGGGCAAGGCGGTGGAAAGCATGCCGGCCAGCGGCGACGCGGACCAGACGCCAAACGCGCGCATCGCCGAACTGGAGCTGGAACTGCGCGCGAAAGAGGACTACCTGCAAGCCACGCGCGAACAGATGGAGACCGCCAACGAGGAGCTGAAATCCACCAACGAGGAGATGCAGTCGGTCAATGAGGAGATCCAATCCACCAACGAGGAGCTGGAGACATCCAAGGAAGAGCTGCAATCGGTCAATGAGGAGCTGGCCACCGTCAACGCCGAACTCCAGGCCAAGGTCGCCGATCTTTCGCGCGCCAACAACGACATGAACAACCTGCTCGCTGGCACCGGGGTGGCGACTCTGTTTGTCGACCAGCAACTGCGCATCACCCGCTTCACGCCGACGGCAACCCGCCTGGTCAAGCTGATCCCGGCCGACATCGGTCGACCGGTCGGCGATATCGTCTCCAACCTGGCCGACTACGGCGATCTCACCGACGACGCGCGGGCGGTGCTCGAGGATCTGACCCCGCGCGAGCAGGAGGTGCAGACCCGGGATGGCGCCTGGTACCTGATGCGCATCCGACCCTACCGCACATTGGAGAACGTCATTGAGGGCGCCGTTATCACCTTTGTCGACATCTCCGAGCGCAAGCGCGGCACCGACGCGGTGCGCGCCGCCGGTGTCTTTGCCGAGGCGGTCGTCGATGCGGTGCGCGAACCCTTGGTGGTGCTGAATACGGACCTGCTGGTGGTGTCGGCCAACCGCGCCTTTTACCGCCACTTCCAACTGCTGGAAGCGGACACCATTGACCGGCCACTGTTCACACTGAGCGGCAACCGCTGGGATGTCCCGGCACTGCGTGATCGCCTGCGGGAGATCCAAGCCCAAGGCGGCAGTTTCGATGACTTTGCGCTGGAGCAGGACTTTCCCGGCATCGGCACCCGCTCGCTGCGGCTGAACGCCCGCGGCATTGACCCTGGCGCGGGCCAGCCCGGCATGATCCTGCTCGCCTTCGACGACATCACGGACGGGTCCGTGACGCACCGCGGGAACACCAAAGACGCTTCGCCCCTAACGCCCGAGATTCAATCATGA
- a CDS encoding entericidin A/B family lipoprotein, whose translation MKILLSLVLLIGITAISGCGTIEGAGKDIQSGGSAVSGAARSVKEDM comes from the coding sequence ATGAAAATACTGTTAAGCCTAGTCCTGCTGATTGGGATCACAGCGATCTCTGGTTGCGGCACGATAGAAGGCGCGGGTAAAGACATCCAGAGCGGCGGCAGCGCCGTGAGCGGCGCGGCGCGCAGCGTTAAAGAGGATATGTGA
- a CDS encoding MBL fold metallo-hydrolase, giving the protein MIFKQLFESDSSTYTYLLGCEQTRQAILIDPVLDTLERDLQVLKDLGLALLATLDTHVHADHLSSARRLKQRTSCQIAYPKMLDLPCADIGVQEGVPVMLGSVVLNPLFTPGHTDHHHAFLIDTPVQKVLFTGDALLIEACGRTDFQSGDAATLYHSIHNKLFSLPDETLVYPGHDYEQRFVSSIAQEKARNPRLNHGRTKDDFVALMDGLDLPYPRKIDFAVPGNEDCGVCPSNVPEQFRGPCPASDQG; this is encoded by the coding sequence ATGATTTTTAAGCAACTGTTCGAGTCCGACTCGTCCACTTACACCTATCTACTCGGCTGCGAGCAGACCCGTCAGGCGATTTTGATCGACCCTGTGCTGGATACCCTTGAAAGGGATCTGCAGGTGCTCAAGGATCTCGGCCTGGCGCTCTTGGCGACCCTTGATACCCATGTGCATGCCGACCACCTCAGCAGTGCGCGACGCCTCAAGCAGCGCACGAGCTGCCAGATTGCCTATCCGAAGATGCTCGATCTGCCCTGCGCCGATATCGGCGTGCAAGAGGGTGTCCCTGTCATGCTCGGATCGGTCGTACTCAATCCGCTCTTCACCCCCGGCCACACCGACCATCATCATGCCTTTTTGATCGACACCCCGGTGCAGAAAGTCCTTTTTACCGGCGACGCGCTGCTGATCGAGGCCTGTGGTCGCACTGACTTTCAATCCGGCGATGCCGCCACGCTCTACCACAGTATTCACAACAAGCTGTTTTCGTTGCCAGACGAGACCCTGGTCTATCCCGGCCACGACTACGAGCAGCGCTTTGTCTCGAGCATCGCCCAGGAGAAGGCGCGCAATCCGCGCCTCAATCACGGCCGCACGAAAGACGACTTCGTCGCGCTGATGGACGGACTTGATCTGCCCTATCCGCGCAAGATCGATTTCGCGGTGCCAGGTAATGAGGACTGCGGTGTCTGTCCGAGCAATGTGCCGGAACAGTTTCGCGGTCCTTGCCCGGCAAGCGATCAAGGCTAA